The window TCTGTGGGTCAAATCTACTATTTCACCGAGTCTCGCACCGGTGATGACCACATAGAATGGGAGAATGATGACAAAACCGGCTCACTGGTGTGGGCAGGAGATACCTACTGGCGTATCTCCGAACGCTGGGGTTTACGCAGCGGGATCCAGTACGATACCCGTCTGGACAGCATCGCGACCAGCAACAGCAGCATCGAATACCGACGTGACGAAAACAGTTTGCTGCAGTTGAACTACCGTTACGCCAGCCCGGAATACATCCAGGCCACACTGCCGAATGACAGTAAGGATAAAAATAAATGGAATCAGGCGCAGTATGAAAACGGGATTTCTCAAGTGGGCGCCGTGGCCAGCTTGCCGATTGCTGACCGCTGGTCAATTGTCGGGGCTTATTACTTCGATACGAACGTCAATAAACCTGCTGACCAGATGCTGGGCGTGCAGTACAACTCCTGCTGTTATGCCATTCGCTTTGGCTACGAGCGTAAGCTGAACGGTTGGGATGATACGCAAAAACACGCGATTTATGACAACACGATCGGCTTTAACATCGAACTGCGCGGTCTGAGCTCTAACTATGGTCTCGGCACCAACCAAATGTTGCGTTCGAACATTTTGCCGTATCAAAGCGCTTTATGATCTGATTGATTTAAAACGTAATCCGCATTGCGGTTAATTAATAATGGAAAAAGTATGAAGAACTGGAAAACGCTGCTTCTCGGTATCGCCATGGTCGCGAATACCAGTTTCGCTGCCCCACAGGTAGTCGATAAAGTCGCAGCCGTCGTCAATAACGGCGTCGTTCTGGAAAGCGACGTTGATGGCTTAATGCAGTCAGTAAAACTTAATGCGGGTCAGGCGGGTCAGCAATTACCCGACGACGCAACACTGCGCCATCAGATCCTCGAACGTTTGATCATGGATCAAATCGTTCTGCAGATGGGTCAGAAGATGGGGGTGAAAATCACTGATGAGCAGTTGGATCAGGCCATCGCCAACATCGCTAAGCAGAACAATATGACGCTGGACCAGATGCGCAGTCGTCTGGCCCACGATGGTCTGAGTTATTCGACTTATCGTAACCAGATCCGTAAAGAGATGACCATCTCTGAAGTGCGTAACAATGAAGTTCGCCGTCGCGTCACCATTCTGCCGCAGGAAGTGGATGCTCTGGCTCAGCAGGTTGGCAATCAAAATGATGCCAGCACTGAGCTGAACCTGAGCCACATTCTGATTCCGTTACCGGAAAACCCATCCTCCGACCAGGTTAATGAAGCAGAAAGCCAGGCGCGTGCTGTCGTCGAAGAAGCACGTAACGGTAGCGATTTCGGTAAACTGGCGATCACCTATTCCGCAGACCAGCAGGCGCTGAAAGGCGGCCAGATGGGATGGGGACGTATTCAGGAACTGCCAGGCATCTTTGCACAGGCACTCAGCACTGCGAAAAAAGGCGATATCATCGGCCCGATTCGTTCAGGTGTCGGCTTCCACATTCTGAAAGTCAACGATATGCGTGGCCAGAGCCAGAGCATCTCCGTAACGGAAGTTCATGCCCGCCATATCCTGCTGAAACCGTCTCCGATCATGACCGATCAGCAGGCGCGTCTGAAACTGGAGCAAATCGCGGCTGATATTAAGAGCGGTAAAACGACCTTTGCCGCCGCGGCTAAAGAGTTCTCTCAGGATCCTGGCTCTGCAAACCAGGGCGGCGATCTGGGTTGGGCGGCAGCGGATATTTTCGATCCAGCCTTCCGCGATGCGCTGACCCGACTGAACAAAGGTCAGATGAGCGCTCCGGTGCACTCCTCTTTTGGCTGGCACTTGATCGAACTGCTGGACACGCGTAACGTTGATAAAACTGACGCCGCGCAGAAAGACAGAGCCTACCGCATGCTGATGAACCGTAAGTTCTCAGAAGAAGCGGCGACCTGGATGCAAGAACAGCGTGCCAGCGCGTACGTTAAAATTCTGAGCAACTAATGGTCCGTACTCAACGCGTTGTCATCACTCCCGGCGAACCCGCCGGGATTGGTCCGGACCTGGTGGTCCAGCTTGCGCAGCGTGAGTGGCCGGTTGAACTCGTCGTCTGCGCCGATGCCGCATTACTTTCGAACCGAGCAGCTATGCTCGGTTTACCGCTTTCGCTCCTCCCCTACTCTCCTGATATCCCAGCCAAACCACAAGCAGCGGGCACATTGATGCTGTTACCGATTGCGCTGCGGGCACCTGTCATTGCGGGGCAACTGGCGGTAGAGAATGGACCGTATGTGGTTGATACGCTGGCTCGCGCATGCGACGGTTGCTTACAGGGTGAATTCGCCGCGCTGATTACTGGCCCGGTTCACAAGGGCGTGATCAACGATGCCGGCGTGCCGTTTACCGGACACACTGAGTACTTTGAAGAACGCTCGCAGGCGAAAAAAGTCGTGATGATGCTGGCGACCGAGGAGCTGCGCGTTGCCCTGGCAACCACGCACCTGCCGCTCAGAGACGTTGCCGATGCCATTACGCCCACACTACTGCGGGAAGTGATCGGCATTCTGCACCATGATTTACGCACCAAGTTTGGCCTGAACGATCCGCAGATTCTGGTCTGCGGCCTGAACCCACATGCGGGGGAAGGCGGTCATATGGGGACGGAAGAGATCGATACGCTCATTCCAGTACTGGATGAAATGCGTGGTCAGGGAATGAAATTACGCGGTCCACTGCCCGCAGATACCCTGTTTCAACCTAAATATCTCGATAGCGCGGATGCCGTGCTGGCAATGTACCACGATCAGGGTCTCCCCGTGCTAAAATACCAGGGATTTGGTCGCGGTGTGAATATCACACTGGGCCTGCCCTTTATTCGCACATCCGTTGATCACGGCACCGCACTCGAACTTGCGGGTCGTGGGCAAGCAGATGTCGGCAGTTTTATTACGGCGCTTAACCTCGCCATCAAAATGATTGTTAATACTAATGAATAATCGAGTCCATCAGGGCCATTTAGCCCGTAAACGTTTCGGGCAAAACTTCCTCAACGATCAGTTTGTGATCGAAAGTATTGTCTCTGCGATCAACCCGCAAAAGGGTCAGGCCATGGTCGAAATCGGCCCGGGCCTTGCGGCATTAACCGAGCCGGTAGGTGAACGTCTGGACAAGCTCACGGTCATTGAACTGGACCGCGATCTGGCCGCACGCCTGCAAACGCACCCGTTTTTAGGGCCGAAGCTGACTATCTATCAGCAAGATGCTATGACCATGGACTTCGGCGAGTTGTCGCAAACCCTGGGTCAGCCGCTGCGCGTATTTGGTAACCTGCCATACAACATCTCCACGCCGCTGATGTTCCATCTTTTTACCTATACTGATGCCATTGCCGACATGCATTTCATGTTGCAAAAAGAAGTGGTCAACCGTCTGGTTGCAGGGCCAAACAGTAAAGCGTATGGTCGACTAACCGTTATGGCACAATATTACTGCCAGGTGATCCCGGTACTTGAAGTACCGCCATCCGCGTTCACGCCTGCGCCTAAAGTTGATTCCGCCGTTGTACGCCTGGTCCCTCACGCGACGATGCCGTACCCGGTCAAAGACGTTCGCGTCCTGAGCCGCATTACGACCGAAGCGTTTAACCAGCGCCGTAAAACGGTACGTAACAGCCTCGGTAATCTGTTCAGCGTTGAAGTGCTGACGGAACTGGGTGTTGATCCGGCGCTGCGAGCGGAAAATATCTCTGTCGCCCAATACTGCCGGATGGCTAACTATCTGTCAGAAAAAGCGTCATCGAAGGAGAGTTAAGCATGATCAATTCGCCCCGAGTGTGTATTCAGGTACAAAGCGTCTATATTGAGGCGCAATCCTCACCTGATGATGAACGTTACGTTTTTGCCTATACCGTAACCATCCGCAATTTGGGGCGAGCGCCGGTGCAACTGTTGGGACGTTACTGGTTGATTACCAATGGTCATGGCCGTGAAACCGAAGTTCAGGGTGAAGGTGTGGTTGGCGTTCAGCCCCACATTGATCCCGGTGAAGAGTACCAATATACCAGCGGCGCGGTGATTGAAACCCCGCTGGGCACCATGCAGGGTCATTACGAAATGATCGATGAGAAAGGCGTTGCCTTTACCATCGACATTCCCGTATTCAGGCTCGCCGTTCCAACGCTCATCCACTAAAACAATAGCTATGGCAACATACCTCATTGGCGACGTTCACGGTTGTTACGACGAACTGATCGCATTGCTGCATCAAGTCAATTTTGCCCCTGGGAAAGATACCTTATGGCTCACAGGCGACCTGGTCGCGCGTGGCCCCGGCTCGCTTGACGTACTGCGTTATGTCAAATCGCTTGGCGACAGCGTAAGGTTAGTCTTAGGTAATCACGATTTGCACCTGCTGGCCGTATTTGCAGGCATCAGCCGGAATAAACCCAAAGACCGGCTCACGCCGCTACTCGATGCCCCGGATGCGGATTCTCTGCTGAACTGGCTACGTCGCCAACCGCTGTTACAGGTTGATGAAGAGAAGAAGCTGGTGATGGCGCATGCCGGGATTACACCACAGTGGGATCTCCAAACCGCGAAAGACTGCGCCCGCGATGTCGAAGCCGTGCTATCGAGCGACTCGTACCCGTTCTTTCTTGATGCCATGTATGGCGACATGCCAAATAACTGGACGCCGGAACTGACCGGATTGGCACGCCTACGTTTTATTACTAACGCCTTTACCCGCATGCGTTACTGTTTCCCGAATGGCCAGCTGGATATGTACAGCAAAGAGTCGCCGGAAGACGCGCCCGCTCCACTGAAACCGTGGTTTGCCATCCCAGGACCGGTCAGTGACGCCTATAGCATTGCCTTTGGGCACTGGGCCTCACTGGAGGGTAAAGGGACGCCGGAAGGGGTTTACGCGCTGGATACAGGCTGCTGTTGGGGCGGGGATCTCACCTGTCTGCGCTGGGAAGACAAACAGTACTTTACTCAGCCGTCAAATCGCCATCTGAAGCTGGATCCCGGTGAGGCGGTAAACGCCTGAAATGTTTATGCCTGATGGCGCTACGCTTATCAGGCCTATTCCAGTGCCGGATGTAGGCCTGATAAGGCGTTTCGCCGCCATCCGGCAATTACATGATTAACGACGTTCCAGAACTTCGAAGCAATAGCTGTGTGAGTTTTGCGCGTCGGCATCGTGGAATTCGCTAAAGACCGATTCCCAGTCATCCGGCTCGTAGTCCGGAAAATGCGTATCCCCTTCGACTTCTGCATCGATATGCGTCAGATACAGCTT of the Citrobacter freundii genome contains:
- the surA gene encoding peptidylprolyl isomerase SurA — encoded protein: MKNWKTLLLGIAMVANTSFAAPQVVDKVAAVVNNGVVLESDVDGLMQSVKLNAGQAGQQLPDDATLRHQILERLIMDQIVLQMGQKMGVKITDEQLDQAIANIAKQNNMTLDQMRSRLAHDGLSYSTYRNQIRKEMTISEVRNNEVRRRVTILPQEVDALAQQVGNQNDASTELNLSHILIPLPENPSSDQVNEAESQARAVVEEARNGSDFGKLAITYSADQQALKGGQMGWGRIQELPGIFAQALSTAKKGDIIGPIRSGVGFHILKVNDMRGQSQSISVTEVHARHILLKPSPIMTDQQARLKLEQIAADIKSGKTTFAAAAKEFSQDPGSANQGGDLGWAAADIFDPAFRDALTRLNKGQMSAPVHSSFGWHLIELLDTRNVDKTDAAQKDRAYRMLMNRKFSEEAATWMQEQRASAYVKILSN
- the pdxA gene encoding 4-hydroxythreonine-4-phosphate dehydrogenase PdxA: MVRTQRVVITPGEPAGIGPDLVVQLAQREWPVELVVCADAALLSNRAAMLGLPLSLLPYSPDIPAKPQAAGTLMLLPIALRAPVIAGQLAVENGPYVVDTLARACDGCLQGEFAALITGPVHKGVINDAGVPFTGHTEYFEERSQAKKVVMMLATEELRVALATTHLPLRDVADAITPTLLREVIGILHHDLRTKFGLNDPQILVCGLNPHAGEGGHMGTEEIDTLIPVLDEMRGQGMKLRGPLPADTLFQPKYLDSADAVLAMYHDQGLPVLKYQGFGRGVNITLGLPFIRTSVDHGTALELAGRGQADVGSFITALNLAIKMIVNTNE
- the rsmA gene encoding 16S rRNA (adenine(1518)-N(6)/adenine(1519)-N(6))-dimethyltransferase RsmA, which produces MNNRVHQGHLARKRFGQNFLNDQFVIESIVSAINPQKGQAMVEIGPGLAALTEPVGERLDKLTVIELDRDLAARLQTHPFLGPKLTIYQQDAMTMDFGELSQTLGQPLRVFGNLPYNISTPLMFHLFTYTDAIADMHFMLQKEVVNRLVAGPNSKAYGRLTVMAQYYCQVIPVLEVPPSAFTPAPKVDSAVVRLVPHATMPYPVKDVRVLSRITTEAFNQRRKTVRNSLGNLFSVEVLTELGVDPALRAENISVAQYCRMANYLSEKASSKES
- the apaG gene encoding Co2+/Mg2+ efflux protein ApaG; this translates as MINSPRVCIQVQSVYIEAQSSPDDERYVFAYTVTIRNLGRAPVQLLGRYWLITNGHGRETEVQGEGVVGVQPHIDPGEEYQYTSGAVIETPLGTMQGHYEMIDEKGVAFTIDIPVFRLAVPTLIH
- the apaH gene encoding bis(5'-nucleosyl)-tetraphosphatase (symmetrical) ApaH, with the translated sequence MATYLIGDVHGCYDELIALLHQVNFAPGKDTLWLTGDLVARGPGSLDVLRYVKSLGDSVRLVLGNHDLHLLAVFAGISRNKPKDRLTPLLDAPDADSLLNWLRRQPLLQVDEEKKLVMAHAGITPQWDLQTAKDCARDVEAVLSSDSYPFFLDAMYGDMPNNWTPELTGLARLRFITNAFTRMRYCFPNGQLDMYSKESPEDAPAPLKPWFAIPGPVSDAYSIAFGHWASLEGKGTPEGVYALDTGCCWGGDLTCLRWEDKQYFTQPSNRHLKLDPGEAVNA